A window from Patescibacteria group bacterium encodes these proteins:
- a CDS encoding phosphotransferase, with translation MKTANPNNFLDPQFMSEYFANQVTGAEYKDVNWKNVRITPIKEDIGKFYHLVIRYDVQGIKQPIFCTANAKEDREHAYQALTFIDDQSFFKGKLASLKPLFYDPEFKAMFYLGIDGKALLDYIKDEPEKVESLIKLVADWLTELHQIKADITKHTFNPLSVRIETIAPGSRVYLEKIKKSYPGNFLDFKKIFAEINIFDERNLRKNRQCLIHGDLHPENVVINAHDESEITIIDYTDICVADFARDLGNFLQQFEYMTSRYNQELSQNMASLQKSFLNEYLNKRDLELYDELRRRISMYMAWTAFRSATFFLTKGFAEREEAEKLIKRIPEYIDMANNNTLPF, from the coding sequence ATGAAAACTGCAAATCCCAACAATTTTTTAGATCCGCAATTCATGAGTGAGTATTTTGCTAACCAAGTCACAGGTGCTGAATACAAAGACGTCAACTGGAAAAACGTTAGAATCACCCCAATCAAAGAAGATATTGGAAAATTTTATCATTTAGTGATTCGCTATGATGTCCAAGGAATAAAACAACCAATTTTTTGTACGGCTAATGCTAAAGAAGATCGCGAGCATGCTTACCAAGCCTTAACATTTATTGATGACCAATCTTTTTTTAAAGGCAAGCTAGCCAGCCTGAAGCCATTGTTTTACGATCCTGAATTTAAAGCCATGTTTTATCTGGGCATTGACGGCAAGGCGCTTTTGGATTATATCAAAGACGAGCCCGAGAAAGTCGAAAGTTTAATCAAGCTGGTGGCGGACTGGTTGACTGAACTTCATCAAATAAAAGCTGATATAACAAAACACACTTTCAACCCCTTGAGCGTTCGCATTGAAACTATAGCGCCAGGATCTAGGGTGTATCTTGAAAAGATTAAGAAATCCTATCCTGGTAATTTTCTTGATTTTAAGAAAATATTTGCTGAAATTAATATTTTTGACGAACGGAATTTAAGAAAGAACAGGCAATGCCTTATTCATGGAGATTTGCATCCGGAAAATGTCGTGATTAACGCCCATGATGAGTCAGAAATAACAATTATTGACTACACTGACATTTGCGTGGCTGACTTCGCTCGGGATTTGGGAAATTTCCTCCAGCAGTTTGAATATATGACCAGTCGCTATAATCAAGAACTTAGCCAGAATATGGCTAGTTTGCAAAAATCTTTTCTTAATGAATATTTAAATAAGCGCGATTTAGAGCTATATGATGAGTTGAGAAGAAGAATCAGCATGTATATGGCTTGGACCGCTTTCCGGAGCGCGACCTTCTTTTTGACTAAAGGGTTTGCGGAGAGGGAAGAAGCAGAAAAATTAATTAAACGCATACCAGAATATATTGATATGGCTAATAATAATACTTTACCATTTTAA
- a CDS encoding glycosyltransferase family 4 protein → MKILYLYDFPLWGNGSANYLRNLVTQLSKRHEIAVLAPDQRQLEPNVKRYIVKLPFPCPVYFGHPELPNSKKYSELTGVELTKLYKAYLAASVRAAVSFKPDIIHTNHFGLLTWVASYIRSIFNVNFIATTHGSCLKHIETNRRNIPLTRNSLYDAKAITTISSHNKQWMLKLLGKDLRHRTKVIPGGLNFKKFSVNCSTARLDEKYNLVNENVALFVGRLTKEKGVEYLIRAADKIDGQIFIIGDGPEKANMEKLNQDLNNVNVRFLGYFDKSKAEELKEFYARADVFVAPSVCHEALGLVILEAMSYATPTVATRKGGIPLAVKNGKTGLFVKTRNVEDIALKVNQLFKDDNLRKKMGIEAKALVEKKFTWENIALGYEKIYKNIITGNGNGHSGKKIVSGSPAKSQKNPKKYLPKSVIKSQIKIAKKITKKI, encoded by the coding sequence ATGAAAATTCTTTATCTTTACGATTTTCCGCTCTGGGGCAATGGCAGCGCGAATTATTTGAGAAATCTTGTCACCCAGCTCTCTAAGCGGCACGAAATTGCCGTCCTTGCCCCGGACCAAAGACAATTAGAACCCAATGTCAAACGTTATATAGTTAAACTGCCGTTTCCTTGCCCGGTCTATTTTGGCCATCCCGAACTTCCCAATTCTAAAAAATATTCCGAACTAACCGGCGTTGAACTCACCAAATTATACAAGGCCTATCTCGCGGCCAGCGTCCGCGCCGCGGTTTCCTTCAAACCGGATATTATTCACACGAATCATTTTGGCCTGCTTACCTGGGTGGCCAGTTATATCCGCTCAATTTTTAATGTCAATTTTATCGCCACCACTCATGGCAGCTGCCTTAAACATATTGAAACCAACCGCCGCAATATTCCCCTAACCCGTAATTCTCTTTATGATGCCAAGGCCATAACCACTATCTCCAGCCATAACAAACAATGGATGCTAAAACTCCTTGGCAAAGATTTGCGTCACCGCACTAAAGTTATTCCCGGCGGCTTAAATTTTAAAAAATTTTCCGTCAACTGCTCCACTGCCCGATTAGACGAAAAATATAATCTTGTGAACGAAAATGTTGCTTTGTTTGTGGGTCGGTTAACCAAAGAAAAAGGCGTTGAATATCTTATTCGCGCCGCCGATAAAATTGACGGCCAAATTTTTATTATCGGCGATGGCCCGGAAAAAGCTAACATGGAAAAACTCAACCAAGATCTAAATAATGTCAATGTTCGCTTTCTGGGCTACTTTGACAAAAGCAAAGCCGAGGAACTCAAAGAATTTTATGCCCGCGCCGATGTCTTTGTTGCTCCTTCTGTTTGCCATGAGGCCTTAGGCCTAGTTATTTTGGAGGCAATGTCTTATGCCACTCCCACTGTTGCCACGCGCAAAGGCGGCATTCCTCTGGCTGTCAAAAACGGAAAAACCGGCCTCTTTGTTAAAACCCGCAACGTTGAAGATATTGCCCTTAAAGTCAACCAACTCTTTAAGGATGATAACTTGAGAAAAAAAATGGGCATTGAAGCCAAAGCTCTTGTTGAAAAAAAATTCACTTGGGAAAACATCGCTTTAGGGTACGAAAAAATTTATAAAAACATCATCACCGGCAACGGCAACGGACACAGCGGCAAAAAAATCGTTTCTGGTTCCCCGGCAAAATCTCAAAAAAACCCCAAGAAGTACCTGCCAAAGTCAGTTATAAAATCGCAAATTAAAATCGCTAAAAAGATAACTAAAAAAATATGA
- a CDS encoding glycogen synthase, whose product MKPLKIVSIAAETAPFSKAGGLGDVARSLPKALKRLGNEVIAITPLHGVVNKKEHELKKIANDVTVQFDEKTILKFDLWKGYLMRGLPIYFIDRVEYFSSKKTIYGSKRNNERWYFFDRCVLEVLKMIKFKPDIIQCHDWHTGLVFNFLKKHYKDDEFFKDTAAIFTIHNLVFQMETGHGHHRREDDGNSRLPSIKEEIGVRSINLAKRGIIYADLINTVSEKYAEEILTKEFGEDLHRILQNRKDKILGIVNGIDYNVFNPQKDPALVKRYNEKSIDKKMENKLALQKSFKLPQNPNVPLLGMVTRITEQKGFDLFMEIADHLLRLDLQFVITGSGGDKYERFFKKLQKQYPKKAGIHLKFDIKKASQIYAGSDIFLMPSRFEPCGLGQLISMRYGSIPVVRATGGLVDTVEDFNPRTKQGNGFVFKGYDSIEFLIAVTRALENYHHKTCWRGLVKRAMKISHSWEIPAEKYLELFKKAIKLHNKLHNKESNKNNNNHKSK is encoded by the coding sequence ATGAAACCATTAAAAATAGTCAGTATCGCCGCAGAAACCGCGCCTTTTTCCAAGGCCGGCGGCCTTGGCGATGTGGCCAGAAGCTTACCTAAAGCTTTAAAAAGATTGGGCAATGAAGTGATTGCCATTACCCCGCTTCATGGCGTGGTCAATAAGAAAGAACACGAGTTAAAGAAAATTGCTAATGATGTAACGGTTCAGTTTGATGAAAAAACCATTTTAAAATTTGATCTTTGGAAGGGCTACTTGATGCGGGGCTTGCCCATTTATTTTATTGACAGGGTAGAATATTTTTCTAGCAAAAAAACCATCTATGGCTCTAAAAGAAATAATGAAAGATGGTATTTTTTTGATAGATGCGTTTTGGAAGTTTTAAAAATGATAAAGTTTAAGCCAGACATAATCCAATGCCATGATTGGCACACCGGATTGGTATTTAATTTTTTAAAAAAACATTATAAGGATGATGAATTTTTTAAGGATACCGCGGCAATATTTACTATACATAACTTGGTCTTCCAAATGGAAACAGGCCATGGCCACCATCGCAGGGAGGACGATGGAAATTCCCGATTGCCGTCAATCAAAGAAGAGATTGGAGTTCGAAGCATTAATCTTGCTAAACGAGGCATTATTTACGCTGATTTAATTAATACTGTCAGTGAAAAATACGCAGAAGAGATTTTGACCAAAGAGTTTGGTGAAGATTTGCATCGAATCCTTCAAAATCGCAAAGATAAAATTCTCGGTATTGTTAATGGCATTGATTACAATGTTTTCAATCCCCAGAAAGATCCAGCCTTGGTAAAAAGATATAACGAAAAATCAATTGATAAAAAAATGGAAAATAAACTTGCCCTCCAAAAATCATTTAAACTGCCCCAAAATCCAAATGTTCCGCTTCTCGGCATGGTAACGCGAATCACAGAGCAAAAAGGCTTTGACTTGTTTATGGAAATTGCCGACCATCTCCTGCGGCTTGATCTCCAATTTGTTATTACTGGCTCTGGCGGTGATAAATATGAGAGATTCTTTAAAAAATTGCAAAAGCAATATCCTAAAAAAGCAGGCATTCATCTTAAGTTTGATATAAAAAAAGCCTCGCAAATTTATGCTGGCAGTGATATATTCTTGATGCCCTCGCGTTTTGAACCCTGCGGCCTGGGTCAGTTAATTAGCATGCGCTATGGCTCTATTCCCGTGGTCCGAGCCACTGGCGGACTTGTTGATACTGTTGAAGATTTTAATCCGCGAACAAAACAAGGAAATGGTTTTGTGTTTAAAGGTTATGACTCAATAGAATTTCTTATTGCTGTTACTCGAGCCCTGGAAAATTACCATCATAAAACTTGCTGGCGCGGTTTGGTTAAAAGGGCAATGAAAATTTCACATTCCTGGGAGATCCCGGCTGAAAAATATTTGGAGTTATTTAAAAAAGCGATTAAATTACACAACAAATTACACAACAAAGAGAGTAATAAAAACAATAACAATCATAAATCTAAATAA